A portion of the Rhodococcus pseudokoreensis genome contains these proteins:
- a CDS encoding penicillin-binding protein, with the protein MGKLAGSSALAGVLLAGVMFPLAGGFGYASNRAADTVDNVSAELVEGTVPAVSTMVDSAGNPIAWLYDQRRFEVPSDKISNEMKLAIVSVEDRRFPEHKGVDWQGTMRAFLTNTTSGEVQQGASTLDQQYVKNYQLLVVAKTDAERRAAIETTPARKIREIRMALTLDKELTKDEILTRYLNLVPFGNASFGIQDAAQTYFGIDASELNTQQSAMLAGMVQSSSALNPYTNPEGVLERRNVVLDTMISNIPERAAELRELKETPLGVLPEPNRLPRGCIAAGDRGFFCDYALQYLANAGISREQIDKGGYLIKTTLDPAVQASTKAALTAKASPGLDGIANVMNVVQPGQDSHRILAMGSSRTYGLDANANETVQAQPYSLAGHGAGSIFKIFTTAAAMEKGLGTNAVLDVPGRFEARGMGSGGARGCPAATYCVENAGKYPASLSVTDALAQSPNTAFVKLIQATGVAPTVDMAVRLGLRSYADPGTSGFDDRSMADFQKDQNLGSFTLGPTWVNPLELSNVAATLASHGKWCPPTPIDSVFDREGKPVSVTQQACEQVVEPGLADTLANAMSKDDKAGGTSAGAAGSAGWTLPMSGKTGTTESHMSSGFLGFTNNFAAAVYVFGDSPTPGEICSGPLRPCGDGNLYGGNEPAQTWFAAMNPVANNFGPTTLPPVDQKYARGSQNGQVPDVTGLSQSAATSRLQGAGFTVNAITTASQVAKGTVTSSAPSGSAIPGSTITIYVSDGSVKAAPPQAPAQGIPVPPIQLPGLPPIQLPPIPR; encoded by the coding sequence CGATGGTCGACTCCGCGGGCAATCCCATCGCGTGGCTGTACGACCAGCGCCGCTTCGAAGTCCCCAGCGACAAGATCTCCAACGAGATGAAGCTCGCCATCGTCTCCGTCGAGGACCGCCGGTTCCCGGAACACAAGGGCGTCGACTGGCAGGGCACGATGCGCGCCTTCCTGACCAACACCACGAGCGGTGAGGTGCAGCAGGGCGCGTCGACACTCGACCAGCAGTACGTGAAGAACTACCAGCTGCTCGTCGTCGCGAAGACCGACGCCGAACGCCGGGCCGCGATCGAGACGACGCCCGCCCGCAAGATCCGTGAGATCCGGATGGCGCTGACGCTCGACAAGGAACTCACCAAGGACGAGATCCTCACCCGCTACCTGAACCTGGTGCCGTTCGGCAACGCCTCGTTCGGCATCCAGGACGCCGCCCAGACGTACTTCGGCATCGACGCGTCCGAACTGAACACCCAGCAGTCCGCGATGCTCGCGGGCATGGTGCAGTCCAGTTCGGCGCTGAACCCATATACGAACCCCGAGGGCGTCCTCGAACGCCGCAACGTGGTCCTCGACACGATGATCTCGAACATCCCCGAACGTGCCGCCGAACTGCGGGAGCTCAAGGAGACGCCCCTCGGCGTGCTGCCCGAACCCAACCGGCTGCCCCGCGGGTGCATCGCCGCCGGTGACCGCGGCTTCTTCTGCGACTACGCCCTGCAGTACCTGGCGAACGCCGGCATCAGCCGGGAGCAGATCGACAAGGGCGGTTACCTGATCAAGACGACGCTCGACCCCGCGGTGCAGGCGTCGACCAAGGCGGCGCTGACCGCGAAGGCCAGCCCCGGACTCGACGGCATCGCCAATGTCATGAACGTGGTCCAGCCCGGCCAGGATTCACACCGCATCCTCGCGATGGGCAGTAGCCGCACGTACGGTCTCGACGCGAACGCCAACGAAACCGTGCAGGCCCAGCCGTACTCGCTGGCCGGTCACGGTGCCGGATCGATCTTCAAGATCTTCACGACCGCCGCCGCGATGGAGAAGGGCCTCGGCACCAACGCCGTCCTGGACGTCCCCGGACGGTTCGAGGCCCGGGGCATGGGTAGCGGTGGTGCACGCGGATGCCCGGCGGCCACGTACTGCGTCGAGAACGCGGGCAAGTACCCGGCGTCGCTGTCGGTGACGGACGCGCTCGCGCAGTCGCCCAACACGGCGTTCGTCAAGCTCATCCAGGCCACCGGCGTCGCCCCCACCGTCGACATGGCGGTGCGGCTGGGCCTGCGTTCGTACGCCGACCCCGGCACCTCCGGATTCGACGACCGCAGCATGGCGGACTTCCAGAAGGACCAGAACCTGGGTTCGTTCACCCTCGGGCCCACCTGGGTCAACCCGCTGGAGCTGTCGAATGTCGCGGCGACGCTCGCGTCGCACGGCAAGTGGTGCCCGCCCACCCCCATCGATTCGGTCTTCGACCGTGAAGGCAAGCCCGTCTCGGTCACCCAGCAGGCCTGCGAGCAGGTGGTCGAGCCCGGCCTCGCGGACACGCTCGCCAACGCCATGAGCAAGGACGACAAGGCCGGCGGCACGTCGGCCGGGGCCGCAGGCAGCGCCGGCTGGACGCTCCCGATGTCGGGTAAGACCGGAACCACCGAGTCCCACATGTCGTCGGGCTTCCTCGGGTTCACCAACAACTTCGCCGCCGCCGTCTACGTGTTCGGCGACTCGCCGACCCCGGGTGAGATCTGCTCGGGCCCGCTGCGGCCCTGTGGTGACGGAAATCTCTACGGCGGTAACGAGCCCGCCCAGACGTGGTTCGCCGCGATGAATCCCGTCGCCAACAACTTCGGGCCGACGACGCTGCCGCCGGTCGACCAGAAGTACGCGCGGGGTTCGCAGAACGGTCAGGTTCCGGACGTCACCGGGCTGAGCCAGTCGGCCGCGACGTCCCGCCTGCAGGGAGCCGGATTCACCGTGAACGCGATCACCACCGCGTCGCAGGTCGCCAAGGGGACGGTCACGAGCTCGGCGCCGTCCGGTTCGGCGATTCCGGGGTCGACGATCACGATCTACGTCAGCGACGGATCGGTGAAGGCCGCTCCCCCGCAGGCCCCGGCTCAGGGAATCCCCGTTCCGCCCATCCAGCTGCCCGGCCTGCCGCCGATCCAGCTGCCGCCCATACCCCGGTAA
- a CDS encoding GatB/YqeY domain-containing protein gives MPDSLKARLRSDMTAAMKAKDSLRTATIRMLMAAVQTEEVSGKEARELTDDEVLKVLAKESKKRGESAEIYTENGRGELAAQERAEAQIIDEYLPTPLTDAELVDVVDTAIAQVAEEIGERPGMRQMGQVMKAAGALAGGKADGSRLSHAVKSRL, from the coding sequence ATGCCAGATTCACTGAAAGCAAGACTGCGCTCCGACATGACGGCCGCCATGAAGGCCAAGGATTCGCTGCGCACCGCCACGATCCGCATGCTGATGGCCGCCGTGCAGACCGAAGAGGTTTCCGGCAAGGAAGCCCGCGAACTCACCGACGACGAGGTGCTGAAGGTCCTCGCGAAGGAGTCGAAGAAGCGCGGCGAGTCCGCCGAGATCTACACCGAGAACGGCCGGGGTGAGCTGGCAGCGCAGGAGCGGGCCGAGGCGCAGATCATCGACGAGTACCTGCCGACGCCGCTGACGGACGCCGAACTCGTCGACGTCGTGGACACCGCCATCGCCCAGGTGGCCGAGGAGATCGGTGAGCGTCCCGGCATGCGTCAGATGGGTCAGGTCATGAAGGCCGCCGGCGCGCTCGCGGGCGGCAAGGCGGACGGCTCGCGGCTCTCGCACGCGGTGAAGTCCCGCCTCTGA
- a CDS encoding metallophosphoesterase, whose protein sequence is MSDEFRTNLTRAALGTAGAAALGIGYASLIERNAFALREVTMPVLEPGSSTLRVLHISDLHMMPGQRLKQNWLRELDNLDPDLVVNTGDNLSHQRAVPAVVQALGNLLARPGLFVFGSNDYFAPKPKNPFEYFRRDRKRILGEPLPWGDLRAAFTERGWFDVTHVRRDLEVSGVRIASAGVDDPHLQRDRYDTIAGPPNPLADLRLGITHSPEPRVLDRFADDGYDLVLAGHTHGGQLCLPFYGALVTNCDIDRSRVKGPSKWGAHTQLHVSAGIGTSPWAPARFCCRPEATLLTLVPAQRGGPDADTARARAESSESTVLRN, encoded by the coding sequence GTGTCTGACGAGTTCCGCACCAACCTGACCCGCGCCGCCCTGGGTACGGCGGGTGCCGCCGCCCTCGGCATCGGCTACGCCTCGCTCATCGAGCGCAATGCGTTCGCGCTGCGTGAGGTCACGATGCCGGTGCTCGAACCCGGGTCGTCGACGCTCCGCGTGCTGCACATCAGCGACCTGCACATGATGCCCGGACAGCGGCTGAAACAGAACTGGCTGCGGGAACTCGACAACCTCGACCCCGACCTCGTCGTGAACACCGGCGACAACCTGTCGCACCAGCGGGCGGTGCCCGCCGTGGTCCAGGCGCTGGGGAATCTGCTCGCCCGCCCCGGACTGTTCGTGTTCGGCAGCAACGACTACTTCGCGCCGAAACCGAAGAACCCGTTCGAGTACTTCCGCAGGGACCGCAAGCGCATCCTCGGCGAGCCGCTGCCGTGGGGTGACCTGCGCGCCGCGTTCACCGAACGCGGCTGGTTCGACGTCACGCACGTGCGCCGCGACCTCGAGGTGTCGGGTGTCCGGATCGCGTCGGCCGGGGTCGACGATCCGCACCTCCAGCGCGACCGGTACGACACCATCGCCGGCCCGCCCAATCCGCTGGCCGATCTCCGGCTGGGCATCACCCACTCGCCGGAGCCGCGGGTTCTCGATCGGTTCGCGGACGACGGGTACGACCTGGTGCTGGCCGGCCACACGCACGGCGGTCAGCTGTGTCTGCCGTTCTACGGCGCGCTCGTCACCAACTGCGACATCGACCGCTCGCGGGTGAAGGGGCCATCCAAGTGGGGGGCTCACACCCAGCTGCACGTGTCGGCGGGGATCGGAACGTCGCCGTGGGCGCCGGCCCGCTTCTGCTGCCGCCCCGAGGCGACGCTCCTGACGTTGGTCCCGGCTCAGCGCGGCGGCCCGGACGCCGACACCGCGCGGGCTCGCGCCGAGTCGTCGGAGAGCACTGTTTTACGCAACTGA
- a CDS encoding ABC transporter substrate-binding protein produces MSSRLYVRAGLVALASVFLAACGTTDTGSTAGNTDVATGGRLFATADAETAKLGTDAAPGVFPRTITHALGETVIEKKPERVIVLDGGELDDVLSLGITPVGLASPESAAGQPSYLADKLAGVPDVGTTNNLNLEAISALQPDLILGSKLRADKLYPQLSSIAPTVFGIRPGFPWKENFLLVADALGEETKAEDVLNAYQTRADEVRESITGRPTISLVRFMSGKIRLYGNLSFIGVILQDVGLPRPTVQNIDELAVEVSQETIGEADADRIFYSSYGAPETTDESTVVGGPLWNQMQAVKDGKSVHVSDETWFLALGPTGAMLVLDDLEKMLAA; encoded by the coding sequence ATGTCATCGAGGCTCTACGTACGCGCCGGGCTGGTCGCCCTGGCCAGCGTCTTTCTCGCCGCCTGCGGCACCACCGACACCGGTTCGACCGCCGGCAATACCGACGTCGCCACCGGCGGCCGCCTGTTCGCCACGGCGGACGCCGAGACCGCCAAACTCGGCACCGACGCCGCACCCGGCGTCTTCCCCCGCACTATCACCCACGCGCTCGGCGAGACCGTCATCGAGAAGAAGCCCGAACGGGTGATCGTCCTCGACGGCGGCGAACTCGACGACGTGCTCTCCCTGGGAATCACGCCCGTCGGACTGGCCAGCCCGGAGAGTGCCGCCGGACAGCCGTCCTACCTGGCCGACAAGCTCGCCGGGGTGCCGGACGTCGGGACCACCAACAACCTGAACCTCGAGGCGATCTCGGCACTGCAGCCCGACCTGATCCTGGGCAGCAAACTGCGCGCCGACAAGCTGTACCCGCAGCTGTCGTCGATCGCACCGACCGTCTTCGGCATCCGCCCCGGATTCCCGTGGAAGGAGAACTTCCTGCTCGTCGCGGACGCCCTCGGCGAGGAGACCAAGGCGGAGGACGTGCTCAACGCCTACCAGACCCGCGCGGACGAGGTCCGGGAGTCCATCACCGGCCGGCCAACGATCTCGCTGGTCCGGTTCATGTCCGGCAAGATCCGCCTGTACGGCAACCTGTCGTTCATCGGCGTCATCCTGCAGGACGTCGGGCTCCCGCGCCCGACGGTGCAGAACATCGACGAACTCGCCGTCGAGGTGAGCCAGGAGACGATCGGCGAGGCCGATGCCGACCGGATCTTCTACTCCAGCTACGGCGCGCCCGAGACCACCGACGAGTCGACCGTGGTCGGCGGCCCGCTGTGGAATCAGATGCAGGCGGTGAAGGACGGCAAGTCCGTGCACGTCAGCGACGAGACGTGGTTCCTCGCGCTCGGACCGACCGGGGCGATGCTCGTCCTCGACGACCTCGAGAAGATGCTCGCGGCCTGA
- a CDS encoding metal-dependent hydrolase, with protein sequence MVMGPTHAMSGAAVGLAVADLLPLDWGGPTSTAETFTFAAVCAGAALLPDLDTSQSTVSRSFGPVSSVVAKGVDAVSLGFYTITKGKRDGKRRGGHRTLTHTALFAAGIGAGVSALVVQFGKPAIIATLFVCLGLALRGLAGELAKEKGWLAVSAVAAVLSALTWQSYPTEAGSTGLGVAVALGCATHCLGDAITKEGVPFLAPFLTLGKERWWEFRLPSFLSIRAGGPFEKVVLGPALTVAVGLMVIWAIDGAPQAIYDAFVPAPK encoded by the coding sequence ATGGTGATGGGTCCCACCCATGCAATGTCCGGTGCGGCCGTCGGTCTGGCGGTGGCAGATCTGCTGCCGCTCGACTGGGGTGGGCCCACGTCCACCGCCGAGACCTTCACGTTCGCGGCGGTGTGCGCCGGGGCGGCGCTGCTCCCGGACCTCGACACCAGCCAGTCCACGGTGTCGCGGTCGTTCGGTCCGGTCAGTAGCGTCGTCGCGAAGGGTGTCGACGCGGTGTCGCTGGGTTTCTACACGATCACCAAGGGCAAACGCGACGGCAAGCGGCGGGGTGGGCACCGCACTCTCACCCACACCGCCCTGTTCGCGGCGGGCATCGGGGCCGGGGTGTCCGCGCTCGTGGTCCAGTTCGGCAAGCCCGCCATCATCGCGACGCTGTTCGTCTGCCTCGGCCTCGCCCTCCGCGGGTTGGCCGGTGAGCTGGCCAAAGAAAAAGGCTGGCTGGCGGTTTCGGCGGTCGCCGCGGTGCTGTCCGCGCTCACCTGGCAGTCGTATCCCACCGAGGCCGGTTCCACCGGGCTCGGCGTCGCCGTAGCCCTCGGATGCGCGACCCACTGCCTCGGGGACGCCATCACCAAGGAGGGCGTCCCCTTCCTCGCGCCGTTCCTCACGCTCGGCAAGGAACGGTGGTGGGAGTTCCGGCTCCCGTCGTTCCTGTCCATCCGGGCGGGCGGGCCCTTCGAGAAGGTCGTGCTCGGGCCCGCCCTGACGGTGGCCGTCGGACTGATGGTCATCTGGGCCATCGACGGTGCGCCGCAGGCAATCTACGACGCATTCGTGCCCGCGCCGAAGTGA
- a CDS encoding catalase — MPETQRATTTNAGIPVASDNESLTAGAQGPILLHDHYLVEKLAQFNRERVPERVVHAKGAGAFGELVVTHDVSRYTKAKLFQPGAKTESLVRFSTVAGEQGSPDTWRDPRGFAVKFYTEDGNYDLVGNNTPVFFIKDPIKFPDFIHSQKRLPGSGLRDHNMQWDFWTLRPESAHQVTWLMGDRGIPKTWRHMDGFGSHTYQWVNADGERFWVKYHFKTDQGIEFLTQGEADTLAGTDPDHHRADLYDTIARGEFPSWTLKVQVMPVEEAEGYRFNPFDLTKVWSQKDYPLIEVGKWTLNRNPDNFFAQIEQASFEPSNVVPGIGFSPDKMLLGRVFSYADAHRYRIGANYAQLPVNAPKNQVNSYSQDGAMRYATNSPETPVYAPNSYGGPHADASLAGDEGLWAFDGEAVRAGYVEHAEDGDFTQAGTLVREVLSDDERDRLVGNIVGHALGGVSEPVLLRVFDYWKSVDPDLGKRVEIGVREGQSRN; from the coding sequence ATGCCTGAAACACAGCGCGCGACCACCACCAACGCCGGGATTCCCGTCGCCAGCGACAACGAGTCGCTCACCGCCGGGGCTCAGGGTCCCATCCTGTTGCACGACCACTACCTCGTCGAGAAGCTCGCGCAGTTCAACCGCGAGCGCGTCCCGGAGCGCGTCGTCCACGCCAAGGGCGCCGGCGCGTTCGGCGAACTGGTCGTCACCCACGACGTGAGCCGCTACACGAAGGCCAAGCTGTTCCAGCCCGGCGCGAAGACCGAATCGCTGGTGCGCTTCTCCACCGTCGCGGGCGAGCAGGGCAGCCCCGACACCTGGCGCGACCCGCGCGGATTCGCCGTGAAGTTCTACACCGAGGACGGCAACTACGACCTCGTCGGCAACAACACGCCCGTCTTCTTCATCAAGGATCCGATCAAGTTCCCCGACTTCATCCACTCGCAGAAGCGCCTGCCCGGGTCCGGTCTGCGCGACCACAACATGCAGTGGGACTTCTGGACGCTGCGGCCCGAGTCCGCGCACCAGGTGACGTGGCTGATGGGTGACCGCGGCATCCCGAAGACGTGGCGGCACATGGACGGTTTCGGCTCGCACACGTACCAGTGGGTCAACGCCGACGGTGAGCGGTTCTGGGTGAAGTACCACTTCAAGACCGACCAGGGCATCGAATTCCTCACCCAGGGTGAGGCCGACACGCTCGCCGGCACCGACCCCGACCACCACCGCGCCGACCTGTACGACACGATCGCCCGAGGCGAGTTCCCCAGCTGGACGCTGAAGGTCCAGGTCATGCCCGTCGAGGAGGCCGAGGGCTACCGGTTCAACCCGTTCGACCTCACCAAGGTGTGGTCGCAGAAGGACTACCCGCTGATCGAGGTCGGCAAGTGGACCCTCAACCGGAACCCCGACAACTTCTTCGCCCAGATCGAGCAGGCGTCGTTCGAACCGTCGAATGTCGTTCCGGGAATCGGCTTCTCACCCGACAAGATGCTGCTCGGCCGGGTCTTCTCCTACGCGGACGCGCACCGGTACCGCATCGGCGCCAACTACGCGCAACTGCCCGTCAACGCCCCGAAGAACCAGGTGAACTCGTACTCGCAGGACGGCGCGATGCGGTACGCCACCAATTCGCCCGAGACCCCGGTGTACGCGCCCAACTCGTACGGCGGCCCGCACGCCGACGCATCGCTCGCGGGCGACGAAGGCCTCTGGGCGTTCGACGGCGAGGCCGTGCGCGCCGGCTACGTCGAGCACGCCGAGGACGGCGACTTCACGCAGGCGGGCACCCTCGTCCGCGAGGTCCTGAGCGACGACGAACGCGACCGCCTGGTCGGCAACATCGTCGGTCACGCACTCGGCGGTGTCAGCGAACCGGTTCTGCTGCGGGTGTTCGACTACTGGAAGAGCGTCGACCCCGACCTGGGCAAGCGAGTGGAAATCGGTGTCCGGGAAGGGCAGAGCCGGAACTGA